Part of the Labrus bergylta chromosome 19, fLabBer1.1, whole genome shotgun sequence genome, ATCATTTAAATGTATGGTGGTGTTTAAGGGTGAAGGACAACGGctattgttcatttttattaGCTGGAGGAGTGATATTGGCAATTTGAACAAAATTTTTGTCTCCAAACAGATGGCCTAGGTCCAAATCtgtcctgtggctcctttcccgcatgtcattccccactttatctctctctctcagatcactgactctatacactgtcctatcactacataaaggcataaaaagcctaaaaataaaccttcatttcaattttttttatttttttaagtctgaGGACCTAAAGGACACAAAGCCCAACCCAGATCTGTACTAGTACAGTTTTAAACTGTGATACTCGAGACCATAAAGAGCAAAGACTAAAGGcactaaaacaaacattcattcaaCATTTAGAAATTCAGCATTAGATATCATAATCTTTGATCTTCCAGGCAGCTTTGTTTACTTCCCTACAGTATAAAAACGCCTGTGgtaatatgatgtttttttaattatcaaatATGAAGTTTGGGGGGGGGCTCTGGAAGAAACCTCCAGGAGATGGCATAGCTACCTTCCACTACGTTTCTCAGGTTGGACACATGACTCTGCACTCGAGTTCACTGCTTTCCACGCTGCTGTTTTGGCCATTTCATCAGAGATATTTACAACCAAGGGGTCATATttacaactacacacacacacacacacacacacacacacacacacacacacacacacacacacacacacacacacacacacacacacacacacacacacacacacacacacacacacacacacacacacacacacacacacacacacacacacacacacacacacacacacacacacacacacacacacacacacacacagaaaacagcaAGTAGATGTCAAACCACATGGAGTCAGTGCAGGACAGTTCAAACaagcagacacaaacatgcagagttaaaataaaagaacagcACAAgttccagacacacacacagtccatgtTCTAATGTATAAGAAATGTGGGATTATAGCTTTACATGTGAGTTATCATGGTATGACTGCACATTTTCACAAAGTTAGATAACGATAAAGTTATTTCAACAAGacatacattttcttaaaggccctcaaaataaaacccaacaGCACACAAAGCAGCAGGTTTAAAAGCCagtgattgtgtttttaaatcgcTGAGTGACAGTTTTTGCCATGCGCTGACTGTCTGGGTATCAGTGAGGTTAGAGCGCAGCCATGTGGGTCAGATGTGTAGCATCAGACACACAGCCCTGCTACCTCTTCTTCCATTGGGAGGCTGTGGGTCACTAGTCCTATTCTGTAAGATCTGTTCAAGATGGACATAATAACACAAAGCTGACTGACACTGTCATGATTATCATTGTCAGTTGTACATGGcccttgtttattatttacttTCCTTTTAATGCTGATAAGGGAACTATGTACTTGTGATgtccaaaaaacattttgaccattataaaatgttttttgcctCTTTAAAAGACTCATActacaaaataatacaaaataaccACATACCATATATaactaaaaatagaaaacactctttaaaataaatacaatccATTTAATAGAGATCCAGGCCTCAAAGTGTGCCTCATATGGAGCATCACTCACCTTCCTGAGAGTGTTTTCACTGGGATTTTGAGCAGGTCAGAGCCTTCATAGCCGACCTTCAGTCCCATGTCTTCCTCCTGCAGTCGGGACTCTTTTTGCTGAATGAAAATTTGTATTGGAAGCATTAATCTCGACAATAGCTGTCAATGCAATAAGGCACAACAAGGGAAAAACACAAGAATGAGTTTACGACTGTAATTTTCCTCAGGATGTTCTATGAGGTTTTATTGCTCCATAGTCACTCGTATATTAAATTGGCTGTTATGAGTCTCATGTGGTGATGTTTGTTAGTCAAAATGTCCCTTCCTTACATGGCAATGCTGTTTGATATCcacaacacaaatatttcaaCGTTATTTACAGGTGTTTATGCAGCCAGACTCACACCTTGtattataaaatgatcaatgaCCTGAAACCTGACTGAATGTGTTGAGCACTCTTCATTTGGATCCTACTGAGAAGACCTGGCAGCTCTGTTTACAAATGTAGTATGTTTCATTCTTCTTAATATTAAACTGTTAACAGTGCAAGTTTAAACAGTGCGTTGGACTGTACAAAAGGCAGTCATGCAGGATTTTTTACACATGTACATATAAAACAAATCACCTAGAAGTCTTAATCTGTTCTGTTTTCCCCATTTTAGAAGTTGGAGACTTGTCATAGTAGAACATTAACacttaattataaaaaaaaggctaGTACAGTGATCCagtcaagaaaagaaaaactaaaaatgtctCATATGTCTGCATGAATTACAGACATATCAGACAAgatatcaataaataaataagtttacCAGCTTTTCCCgagctttctttttcttgtcatcttctttcttcttcttactcTCTGGAATCAAATCATCAAGCCAGCTCAGCTCTCTCTTTGTGAAGAAAAAGTCCAGAAGCTTTCGGATAAAGACCAGCGCCAAAACCTGAAGACATGCAGACAATAGatgtattaaaaaaagcattaaCATCATAAAAACTTAATATAATCAGGGAAAACACAGGGATTGTAAAtcagtacatttaaaaacttcCTACATCAAAATCAATGTTATTTATGTATCATGGTGATAAAACAAATGAGATTTATTCAAAGTACAGATACAATAATTCTCTCCCATGAGTTGTGTCAGCCTAGAGTGAACTTAAAGATCTCATTTAAAGTATAAAATGTGCGACAGTCTTTAAAACCATTACCATCATGGGAAACACaactgctgctgcagaggcCTTGATGACCCAGAGCAGCACTAAACAGGTGAGCTGCACCAGGGTGAAGATGTGGACCTTCCACAGTGGCACGTAGCGCAGGTAGATCAGGTCTGGCTGGTGCTTGGCGGGCATACCGAACAGCTTTATCCTGTCAAAGAACTGCAGAGAAaaccagaaaataaaagcagctcaGTGAAGCTGGAGAGACGAGGGGTGACAGGGAGAGGGGGAATAATTCAATCCATTATTCAGAAGAAGGAATACATTTGACAAAAGCCCTTTAGGGTTCTGAATTACGATCAAAGGTTTGGAAGCACAAGAAGCACATTTATCTTCAGCAACGGTTCATGACTGCCATTTCTGTTCAGAATAAAAGGGTATATTATCTtcaaagagcagcagaggagagtcTTACTTGAATGCCTTTGAGGGAAGAGACACCCATGTAGAGAAAGACTCCATACAGGACTGGCATAGGAATAAACTGTGAGGGGCAGAAATGAagtgacaggagaactacagcATTAAATCACAACTCACAGGAAATGAGAGGAAAGCTGCTGCACAGGTCAAATTTCGTGAAAACGTTCCAAATTATTCACAAAACTTGGCCACAAATTAATGACTTTACTTATTTAGGAAGGTTTAAAACGAGAGGCTGTATTATTCCAGCATTTCTTGCATATCTCACCTTAAGCACTGAGGTCATAAATACAGAACAACCCATGAGAACAAAGATCATGAATCCAGTGACCCGCTGCTCCCTGATACCCAGGAACTTGGGCTGCTCTCCTGGCGCGGAGCAGCCAGACTCCACTTTCAGGCTGTTAACGTGGGAGATTGAGAGGACAGTTGCTGCCACAAACCATGGCAGGCCCATGATCGAGCACACACCCAGCATCACTGCCACGATCAGCAAGTCCAGGTGATAGCCACAGCCTTTCTGTGGGGAGATAAAGACAGCAAGAAAGTCTGAAAGCCAGCTCAGCAGCCATGGTTATCTCCTGTGGAGCAAATGTAatccttcagaaaaaaaaaacagaattagaTTAAGAATCATAATCTGTTGAAGATCAAATTTGAACATAATGTTCCTGGAATCTCGGGTTTGCTATTCTTGCCTAATTAATTTTCCTGGTGGActcaatttatttttaacacagtaACACTGTAAAACCCTAAGGCATACATTTAGGCATAATACTTCAGAAAAAGGCTGACAGAGATTATAGTTTGATGTAAGAGTAGAAATAAAGACTACAGAATATGTATACTATACACAAGGATGACAGAAAGGGACAGAGATAAATGAGACACAGAGTattaaggagagagagacaaaacaagaaGCAGCTTGGATTATCCTAAATGGTCCTCATTGCACTGGTTGCATGTTCGATTCCTGATCCTGATGCTGTCTGGTGcatgtcctcccccactctctctccccacatttcctCTTATCCCCTAACCATCCTATCTAATAAATgtcaaacagacaaagaaaatactCTTTAAATTGTGGTTTGTGGTATATTATCACTGTAGTAATTgcaagcttttaaattattttagtgtatatattttattgttctttttgcttttttattgattttattttctgtagtagctttatctcatttcttgttgtttatcatgtatgtatgttttctcggcatcattgtaaatgagagtcgccctcaatgatcgctccaagaacttaaataaaggttgatgatgatatATTTCATTTGCAACAACTTTTCCTTTTCAGGTAAAGAAACCTTATTCAGGGACTGGGATAAACCCTTCTACCCTTCTAGGAGGTCCAGTCCTGTAGGAACCTCCACCttgaaaaacttttaaaatgatgtgtATCTGGATACTACATCACCAGAAGTATATGTCCTCAGGCAGGTGCTGACCTTGAGCTTGTGCTCCTTGCGGTTGATGATGACCGCAGTAATCTGTTGGTCCATAAAGATGAGGATGGTGCACAGCAAGGCAGGCAGCACTGCCACCAGCAGCGTCCACCAGGGATTCTCTCCTAACGGGTCCATCAGCCAGCCTCGGTTCTTTGAAGTTGGCTATGAGGAAAATGCAGCAATAGGCTATATTTAAAATACTAGGCAGACATTTGCCaactttctttgtattttttaagtacttcatttagatatttgcttacaaattaaattaatttaaagagGAGGTATTTATGTGTGATGTCTTATGCAGTGTTCAGACGTGTTGGAATAGATGCCTACCTCAAAGCGGTCAGGAACATCAAGTTTAGGAGAGGGGATCCCCATGAGATAATCCACCACCACCATGATCATGATGGTTATAAAGACAGCGAAGTCGCTCGTAGTGGATCGCACCtacacaacaaaacatacacacaagaacacagctatatttatctgtttttataAGACATGCAGctaagaaatgtttttctttttttctattgtcagtcagacacacagctacaaaTAGAACCTTTTTACTTCAGGTCCCCTCTGAGATACATGGCagaaataattacatttaaGTCGACAGCAACATCATAATAATGCAGACAATACCAGCACCTGCCTACACAGAACACCAAGTGATAACAGACAAGCTGGTACTGTGTGGGAGGATGAAAGAGGATTTGTTCCTCTGTACAGGAGACTGCTCCTGCATACTAATAACTGACACAATGTAAACATTTGCATAGTGTGAGAAGCAATATAGCGTGCAGAGTGATAAAAGGAAAACCATCCCTTCCAGCTTTGAATTTATTGAGGTTTGGATCTCAAACAGTAAATTAATGCACTGCTGTCCTGTGTGCAGGTAAAAGTGATGTTTTAAGAATCTCACCTTGGTGGGAAAATATCTCTGTGTCTTGAACTGCTTAAGGAAGGAGGACAGGAAGAACGTGGtgaagaagaggatgatggACCAGAAGAGAACATCTGGGATGTAAGGTCCATGATGACCGCAGCCCTCGCCCACAAACTCCCCTTTAAGAGTCTTACAcatctagaaaaaaaagaggtaccagaatcagaatcagaatcagggtttatttacacatacaaggaatttgacttggtgtattggtgctaaacaattaacaaggaaataaagcagaactagcaacaacttaaataatacagtagaagaagctattacaatatataaaatagaatttaaaaatgtagaatataaaataaaaaaacacaaaatgtacaaaaggtgcaatgtaggagctgtgcagtggacgatgagaaaaaatcttaatgtgtgtaactactcacagagtgcatgtaaggaagatatatttttaaagtccagtgggcgttaatgtaacgcataaagaacagttcagcattcacattactttgatgttttactgGCTGTGGGGGTGATGAGAGTCTGGGttatgtgggaggaggggggaggggggagggcagGGACATTGTTCATCAGGCTGAaagcagaggggaagaaactgttcttgtggCAAGAGGTTTTGGTCTTGATGGACCACAGCCTCTTGCCAGAGGGGAGAGTCTCAAACAGTCCATGTGCGGGGTGAGAGGGGTCGGCCACAAGGTTAGCACTGTAATTCAGTTtagtttcattcatttcattggTTGGTCAAAGTTTTTGGCAGACTGTGTCCAACTTTAACTatttgaaaaagtatttttctccAAGTTATTCTCATGggacatgtttgtctttgttcgataggacagctaaagagagataGGAAACGTTGGCaggagagagttggggatgacatgcaccaaaggGACGAGATTCTAATTCAAACCCACAGCAGCgacaaggactacagcctgtGTTTATGGGACGGACGCTCTAGCTACTGAACCAGCATCCAGAAATAGTGAtctttttgtgtatttagaGATCAGAATATAAGCTCCTCAACAAATCCTACTCACGtgagagtgtgttgtgtgtttgtaaatcCTGCATATGACACCTTGTGTGTGCTGGCCTCACCGAAACATTGAGGCTGCTCCATGGGATGGTGTCCGGGGTGTATCCAGTCTGGTTCCACTCCTGTATGAGCTTTTCTGATGTGTTGGCTGGTGGGGAGCAATGGCACCTATAGATGGAGGAACAAACCATAACCAAAGGTTGATGCATATCTTTggagtaaaaataaagaaggtGGGCTCAATTGAAAATGAGTTGAAATCACAAGTTGTGATAATTCTGCTTTCATCGGTTGTTTGTTTCTTAATGTAGAATAATTTTCAGTTAAGCCCCCAGCGTCTAAATATGATGAAACCTGTTGTAAAACATACTGTACCGATGTCAATTTAAGAAAGCATCAAACCTACACCTTTAAAAATATTAGTTTATTCCACCAACTCTTTAAGCAAAAGATCTCCtataaaaaacagattaaaaaaaacaaaacaaagtaaaggGTACTCACGAATAAAATGTAAGGTTTTCCAGGTTGCTGTTCATGTTGACAGGGAAGTGTTCTCCCAGGTGAAAGAGCTTCTCCAGCGCTTCATAAATGAAGATAATGCAGATAAGTGCAGCAAAGGCCTCCTCTGTGAATCGGGTGATGTAGCAGACCAGGGAGCTAGCATCTGTGGCCACCAGGACCAGACACAGGAAGGCAGTCCAAAGACCAATGCTGGTCCGTAGGGACAGATAGGATAGTCCATAGTCACTGGAATGAGAATTGTTACATGTACACATTAGGGGCCCATAGAGGTTTTTAAATTCATAAGAAAATGAACACAATTTATGATAAATGCAGAATGTAATGTAGACAATTTGGTTTATTCATTTTGTGACTGTTTTcaattttaaatcaaaagaaaacTTGCATGAACGTACGTGCAGAACTTGAAAAGGATCTTCTCAAACACTAAAACAGGACCTGTGCTGCCTAGAATAGTGAGGGGTTGGCCTGCGAAGAGGGAGTATGCCACTCCTGTCAGTGAGGCCCCAAACAGAGACTCTATGGCACTCTGTAAACACAGACGAGAGGGaaggagtgagggagtgagaaGCTGGAATAGAGGAGGTGAAACCACAccaaggaggagagagggggaaaggcTGAAGGAGAAAAGACAGAGGTAAAGAGAAGACCATCCGAACAAAACAGAGTTTTGATTAAACTGACATCCTCGGCTGTGCCTAAGAGACAAGATAAACTGTTTGATTGTTTCCATCCCGCTGACTGGCCCTTGTCTGCTGAGTTTACCCAGACGCATAACACACCAGCACACAGACAGTCCCTATAACAACAGTCCCTGTCTGAGCAAAACATCAGGGAAAAAAGGAGTGATAGGCAAATGGAAAGAACAATAAGAAGACAGACACTTTATAGAAAAGCTTTCAGTGAGATAACAGATAAGAGCAAACAAATCCCATATTGGAAAGATAAACCACCCAAATGAGTGATGTTGTTTGTACATCTTGTAAATGAGAATATAAAGGCCAAAtggaaatattacatttttttccacacatttcAGACTTACAAAACCAGGTTTATTTCAGATTGTACAGGTGAACCTGTACTGTGCACTGACGCCACTTATCAGCTTCTGCAAGCTCGACAGCTTGAGGTGTCTTTGTCATATGATCTAACATACCATGACAACATCCATTTATCAAGTGCCACATAATTAGCATACTCACACTTGGCAGCTTAATGTTATAATCCTTCTACTTATGGCAGTGCGTACAATACAGCACTTAGACAAAAGtagtgcagtgttttattcccGCTGGGTTCACAAAGAGCACAAGTGCTGCCTCTTAAGTGCCCAAATTGTGGACTTactatgttgttttttgttgcctcTCCTAGAAGTCCTCCAAATGTGATGACAGGGGACATGCAGGCGCAGTAGAGAAACAGGATGGAGGCTAGACACTGCAGACTTAAAGAGTCCCTGATGTCGCTCCAGTAAAACGGCAGTTTCCGCTTAATGTCCAAGATCAGACCTCCAAATATCCTGGAAGGGAATGCCggtttaatttaatgtttgaaatTGAATACATGATTGTATCACTCAACAttgacatacttttttttaaataatcaataaaacaCGAGTCAGATTATTGTGATTCTTCTTATGAGTTAATTCAAAAGATGCATTATCTAAATGTTTGTAGTATCAGGTAGTATCATGACCTATGAACATGCATCTTTAGGATATAAAATACCAAAAACAGCTGCTTAAGtccaacatgttttaaacttGGACAGAATTCATCTTTGTGCTCATATTGTACAGAATGTCACTGCCCACAAagccttcctctctctgttctgaCTCTTTCAACATGGCTTTTGAGGGATTTGATTTCTCACCTTGTAATTCTTCATCACTTTCCCCTGAAACCTGTCCAAATTCTCTGTGCatcttcttattttattttccctgaCAGCTCTGGATTAACCTCTATTGCCAGCCTCAGCCAGCACCTATTCAGCTTTCTTTGCATTATATACTTGCACTCCTCTGTCGCCTAGTCGCTCCCTCATAGCAGGAGCCTTTTATAGTAGCGGTTAGAAGAGAGAGTGAATCTGTAAATAATACAGGACCTCCCAgctga contains:
- the LOC109988690 gene encoding sodium bicarbonate cotransporter 3 isoform X11 — translated: MDEPSEQMRPLLRTGLDEEALVDHGKSSFSTHTNYEKEDLESHRAVYVGVHVPLGRESKRRHRHRGHKHHRKKKERDSEEGKEDGRESPSYDTPSQRVQFILGTEDDDLEHVPHDLFTELDELSFRDGSATEWKETARWLKFEEDVEDGGERWSKPYVATLSLHSLFELRSCILNGTVMLDMRANSIEEIADMVIDSMVATGQLKEDLRNMVREAMLKKHHHQNERKLSNRIPLVRSIADIGKKHSDPLLLERNGPMVSPNSVPNNLDGNKAVERRPSKVDMNFMKKIPPGAEASNVLVGEVDFLEKPIIAFVRLSPAVLITGLTEVPVPTRFLFLLLGPHGKGPQYHEIGRSMATLMTDEIFHDVAYKAKDRTDLLSGIDEFLDQVTVLPPGEWDPTIRIEPPKNVPSQSKRKRPSQPNGTVSPSGELEKEEDNHSGPELQRTGRIFGGLILDIKRKLPFYWSDIRDSLSLQCLASILFLYCACMSPVITFGGLLGEATKNNISAIESLFGASLTGVAYSLFAGQPLTILGSTGPVLVFEKILFKFCTDYGLSYLSLRTSIGLWTAFLCLVLVATDASSLVCYITRFTEEAFAALICIIFIYEALEKLFHLGEHFPVNMNSNLENLTFYSCHCSPPANTSEKLIQEWNQTGYTPDTIPWSSLNVSMCKTLKGEFVGEGCGHHGPYIPDVLFWSIILFFTTFFLSSFLKQFKTQRYFPTKVRSTTSDFAVFITIMIMVVVDYLMGIPSPKLDVPDRFEPTSKNRGWLMDPLGENPWWTLLVAVLPALLCTILIFMDQQITAVIINRKEHKLKKGCGYHLDLLIVAVMLGVCSIMGLPWFVAATVLSISHVNSLKVESGCSAPGEQPKFLGIREQRVTGFMIFVLMGCSVFMTSVLKFIPMPVLYGVFLYMGVSSLKGIQFFDRIKLFGMPAKHQPDLIYLRYVPLWKVHIFTLVQLTCLVLLWVIKASAAAVVFPMMVLALVFIRKLLDFFFTKRELSWLDDLIPESKKKKEDDKKKKAREKLQKESRLQEEDMGLKVGYEGSDLLKIPVKTLSGSCKYDPLVVNISDEMAKTAAWKAVNSSAESCVQPEKRSGSQEKVACVRVDVSPDIPGGSSTAEAFL
- the LOC109988690 gene encoding sodium bicarbonate cotransporter 3 isoform X10, with the protein product MDEPSEQMRPLLRTGLDEEALVDHGKSSFSTHTNYEKEDLESHRAVYVGVHVPLGRESKRRHRHRGHKHHRKKKERDSEEGKEDGRESPSYDTPSQRVQFILGTEDDDLEHVPHDLFTELDELSFRDGSATEWKETARWLKFEEDVEDGGERWSKPYVATLSLHSLFELRSCILNGTVMLDMRANSIEEIADMVIDSMVATGQLKEDLRNMVREAMLKKHHHQNERKLSNRIPLVRSIADIGKKHSDPLLLERNGPMVSPNSVPNNLDGNKAVERRPSKVGVDMNFMKKIPPGAEASNVLVGEVDFLEKPIIAFVRLSPAVLITGLTEVPVPTRFLFLLLGPHGKGPQYHEIGRSMATLMTDEIFHDVAYKAKDRTDLLSGIDEFLDQVTVLPPGEWDPTIRIEPPKNVPSQSKRKRPSQPNGTVSPSGELEKEEDNHSGPELQRTGRIFGGLILDIKRKLPFYWSDIRDSLSLQCLASILFLYCACMSPVITFGGLLGEATKNNISAIESLFGASLTGVAYSLFAGQPLTILGSTGPVLVFEKILFKFCTDYGLSYLSLRTSIGLWTAFLCLVLVATDASSLVCYITRFTEEAFAALICIIFIYEALEKLFHLGEHFPVNMNSNLENLTFYSCHCSPPANTSEKLIQEWNQTGYTPDTIPWSSLNVSMCKTLKGEFVGEGCGHHGPYIPDVLFWSIILFFTTFFLSSFLKQFKTQRYFPTKVRSTTSDFAVFITIMIMVVVDYLMGIPSPKLDVPDRFEPTSKNRGWLMDPLGENPWWTLLVAVLPALLCTILIFMDQQITAVIINRKEHKLKKGCGYHLDLLIVAVMLGVCSIMGLPWFVAATVLSISHVNSLKVESGCSAPGEQPKFLGIREQRVTGFMIFVLMGCSVFMTSVLKFIPMPVLYGVFLYMGVSSLKGIQFFDRIKLFGMPAKHQPDLIYLRYVPLWKVHIFTLVQLTCLVLLWVIKASAAAVVFPMMVLALVFIRKLLDFFFTKRELSWLDDLIPESKKKKEDDKKKKAREKLQKESRLQEEDMGLKVGYEGSDLLKIPVKTLSGSCKYDPLVVNISDEMAKTAAWKAVNSSAESCVQPEKRSGSQEKVACVRVDVSPDIPGGSSTAEAFL
- the LOC109988690 gene encoding sodium bicarbonate cotransporter 3 isoform X9 is translated as MDEPSEQMRPLLRTGLDEEALVDHGKSSFSTHTNYEKEDLESHRAVYVGVHVPLGRESKRRHRHRGHKHHRKKKERDSEEGKEDGRESPSYDTPSQRVQFILGTEDDDLEHVPHDLFTELDELSFRDGSATEWKETARWLKFEEDVEDGGERWSKPYVATLSLHSLFELRSCILNGTVMLDMRANSIEEIADMVIDSMVATGQLKEDLRNMVREAMLKKHHHQNERKLSNRIPLVRSIADIGKKHSDPLLLERNGPMVSPNSVPNNLDGNKAVERRPSKVGVSRESSSVDLSKVDMNFMKKIPPGAEASNVLVGEVDFLEKPIIAFVRLSPAVLITGLTEVPVPTRFLFLLLGPHGKGPQYHEIGRSMATLMTDEIFHDVAYKAKDRTDLLSGIDEFLDQVTVLPPGEWDPTIRIEPPKNVPSQSKRKRPSQPNGTVSPSGELEKEEDNHSGPELQRTGRIFGGLILDIKRKLPFYWSDIRDSLSLQCLASILFLYCACMSPVITFGGLLGEATKNNISAIESLFGASLTGVAYSLFAGQPLTILGSTGPVLVFEKILFKFCTDYGLSYLSLRTSIGLWTAFLCLVLVATDASSLVCYITRFTEEAFAALICIIFIYEALEKLFHLGEHFPVNMNSNLENLTFYSCHCSPPANTSEKLIQEWNQTGYTPDTIPWSSLNVSMCKTLKGEFVGEGCGHHGPYIPDVLFWSIILFFTTFFLSSFLKQFKTQRYFPTKVRSTTSDFAVFITIMIMVVVDYLMGIPSPKLDVPDRFEPTSKNRGWLMDPLGENPWWTLLVAVLPALLCTILIFMDQQITAVIINRKEHKLKKGCGYHLDLLIVAVMLGVCSIMGLPWFVAATVLSISHVNSLKVESGCSAPGEQPKFLGIREQRVTGFMIFVLMGCSVFMTSVLKFIPMPVLYGVFLYMGVSSLKGIQFFDRIKLFGMPAKHQPDLIYLRYVPLWKVHIFTLVQLTCLVLLWVIKASAAAVVFPMMVLALVFIRKLLDFFFTKRELSWLDDLIPESKKKKEDDKKKKAREKLQKESRLQEEDMGLKVGYEGSDLLKIPVKTLSGSCKYDPLVVNISDEMAKTAAWKAVNSSAESCVQPEKRSGSQEKVACVRVDVSPDIPGGSSTAEAFL
- the LOC109988690 gene encoding sodium bicarbonate cotransporter 3 isoform X2, coding for MEEQSEGGHVLTGLDEEALVDHGKSSFSTHTNYEKEDLESHRAVYVGVHVPLGRESKRRHRHRGHKHHRKKKERDSEEGKEDGRESPSYDTPSQRVQFILGTEDDDLEHVPHDLFTELDELSFRDGSATEWKETARWLKFEEDVEDGGERWSKPYVATLSLHSLFELRSCILNGTVMLDMRANSIEEIADMVIDSMVATGQLKEDLRNMVREAMLKKHHHQNERKLSNRIPLVRSIADIGKKHSDPLLLERNGEGLSSSRLSLHKPGAASSVSNLYQRQESKVSILLNHLLPSSSFNTGPFAGQSSLTTPQNTPTPSRSHGTGPGPQGIPEVVVSPPEDDDPPNSAGEEAASPQLSRRTSSASQGLELLPLEGPMVSPNSVPNNLDGNKAVERRPSKVGVSRESSSVDLSKVDMNFMKKIPPGAEASNVLVGEVDFLEKPIIAFVRLSPAVLITGLTEVPVPTRFLFLLLGPHGKGPQYHEIGRSMATLMTDEIFHDVAYKAKDRTDLLSGIDEFLDQVTVLPPGEWDPTIRIEPPKNVPSQSKRKRPSQPNGTVSPSGELEKEEDNHSGPELQRTGRIFGGLILDIKRKLPFYWSDIRDSLSLQCLASILFLYCACMSPVITFGGLLGEATKNNISAIESLFGASLTGVAYSLFAGQPLTILGSTGPVLVFEKILFKFCTDYGLSYLSLRTSIGLWTAFLCLVLVATDASSLVCYITRFTEEAFAALICIIFIYEALEKLFHLGEHFPVNMNSNLENLTFYSCHCSPPANTSEKLIQEWNQTGYTPDTIPWSSLNVSMCKTLKGEFVGEGCGHHGPYIPDVLFWSIILFFTTFFLSSFLKQFKTQRYFPTKVRSTTSDFAVFITIMIMVVVDYLMGIPSPKLDVPDRFEPTSKNRGWLMDPLGENPWWTLLVAVLPALLCTILIFMDQQITAVIINRKEHKLKKGCGYHLDLLIVAVMLGVCSIMGLPWFVAATVLSISHVNSLKVESGCSAPGEQPKFLGIREQRVTGFMIFVLMGCSVFMTSVLKFIPMPVLYGVFLYMGVSSLKGIQFFDRIKLFGMPAKHQPDLIYLRYVPLWKVHIFTLVQLTCLVLLWVIKASAAAVVFPMMVLALVFIRKLLDFFFTKRELSWLDDLIPESKKKKEDDKKKKAREKLQKESRLQEEDMGLKVGYEGSDLLKIPVKTLSGSCKYDPLVVNISDEMAKTAAWKAVNSSAESCVQPEKRSGSQEKVACVRVDVSPDIPGGSSTAEAFL
- the LOC109988690 gene encoding sodium bicarbonate cotransporter 3 isoform X8, coding for MDEPSEQMRPLLRTGLDEEALVDHGKSSFSTHTNYEKEDLESHRAVYVGVHVPLGRESKRRHRHRGHKHHRKKKERDSEEGKEDGRESPSYDTPSQRVQFILGTEDDDLEHVPHDLFTELDELSFRDGSATEWKETARWLKFEEDVEDGGERWSKPYVATLSLHSLFELRSCILNGTVMLDMRANSIEEIADMVIDSMVATGQLKEDLRNMVREAMLKKHHHQNERKLSNRIPLVRSIADIGKKHSDPLLLERNGEGLSSSRLSLHKPGAASSVSNLYQRQESKVSILLNHLLPSSSFNTGPFAGQSSLTTPQNTPTPSRSHGTGPGPQGIPEVVVSPPEDDDPPNSAGEEAASPQLSRRTSSASQGLELLPLEGPMVSPNSVPNNLDGNKAVERRPSKVGVSRESSSVDLSKVDMNFMKKIPPGAEASNVLVGEVDFLEKPIIAFVRLSPAVLITGLTEVPVPTRFLFLLLGPHGKGPQYHEIGRSMATLMTDEIFHDVAYKAKDRTDLLSGIDEFLDQVTVLPPGEWDPTIRIEPPKNVPSQSKRKRPSQPNGTVSPSGELEKEEDNHSGPELQRTGRIFGGLILDIKRKLPFYWSDIRDSLSLQCLASILFLYCACMSPVITFGGLLGEATKNNISAIESLFGASLTGVAYSLFAGQPLTILGSTGPVLVFEKILFKFCTDYGLSYLSLRTSIGLWTAFLCLVLVATDASSLVCYITRFTEEAFAALICIIFIYEALEKLFHLGEHFPVNMNSNLENLTFYSCHCSPPANTSEKLIQEWNQTGYTPDTIPWSSLNVSMCKTLKGEFVGEGCGHHGPYIPDVLFWSIILFFTTFFLSSFLKQFKTQRYFPTKVRSTTSDFAVFITIMIMVVVDYLMGIPSPKLDVPDRFEPTSKNRGWLMDPLGENPWWTLLVAVLPALLCTILIFMDQQITAVIINRKEHKLKKGCGYHLDLLIVAVMLGVCSIMGLPWFVAATVLSISHVNSLKVESGCSAPGEQPKFLGIREQRVTGFMIFVLMGCSVFMTSVLKFIPMPVLYGVFLYMGVSSLKGIQFFDRIKLFGMPAKHQPDLIYLRYVPLWKVHIFTLVQLTCLVLLWVIKASAAAVVFPMMVLALVFIRKLLDFFFTKRELSWLDDLIPESKKKKEDDKKKKAREKLQKESRLQEEDMGLKVGYEGSDLLKIPVKTLSGRSYRIGLVTHSLPMEEEL